One window of the Sciurus carolinensis chromosome 8, mSciCar1.2, whole genome shotgun sequence genome contains the following:
- the Znf70 gene encoding zinc finger protein 70 codes for MEVPPAMKFGETFVFEDRLETRQELFPGEDLGHPFLQERGLEQMAVIYKEVPLGEQDVEQDDYEGNFSLCSSPVQHQTIPPGTRPQDEDIFGQTFLQKSDLSVCQIIHGREESSPGDCEEAGRGDLGPKVSHSTPQPVKPYACRECGKAFSQSSHLLRHLVIHTGEKPYECCECGKAFSQSSHLLRHQFIHTGEKPYECRECGKAFRQSSALTQHQKIHTGKRPYECRECGKDFSRSSSLRKHERIHTGERPYQCKECGKSFNQSSGLSQHRKIHTLKKPHECDLCGKAFCHRSHLIRHQRIHTGKKPYKCEECGKAFSQSSNLIEHRKTHTGEKPYKCHKCGKAFSQSSSLIEHQRIHTGEKPYECCQCGKAFCHSSALIQHQRIHTGKKPYSCECGKAFRHRSALIEHYKTHTREKPYVCNMCSKSFRGSSHLIRHQKIHAGEKL; via the coding sequence ATGGAGGTTCCCCCAGCAATGAAGTTTGGTGAGACCTTTGTGTTTGAGGACAGGCTAGAGACACGGCAAGAGCTTTTCCCAGGGGAGGACCTAGGGCACCCTTTTCTTCAGGAAAGAGGTTTGGAACAAATGGCTGTTATCTACAAGGAGGTCCCTCTTGGGGAGCAAGATGTGGAACAGGATGATTATGAGGGGAATTTCAGTCTGTGCTCAAGCCCTGTTCAGCATCAGACTATCCCCCCTGGAACCAGACCCCAGGATGAGGATATATTTGGTCAAACCTTTCTCCAGAAATCTGACCTCAGTGTATGTCAGATAATCCATGGTAGAGAAGAATCCAGTCCAGGAGATTGTGAGGAAGCAGGCAGGGGGGACTTGGGGCCTAAGGTATCTCATAGTACGCCACAGCCAGTCAAGCCCTATGCATGTCGTGAGTGTGGGAAGGCTTTCAGCCAGAGCTCCCACCTTCTCCGACACCTGGTCATCCAtactggggagaagccctatgAGTGCTGcgagtgtgggaaggccttcagccAGAGCTCTCACCTTCTCCGACATCAGTTCATccacactggggagaagccctatgAGTGCCGggagtgtgggaaggccttccGTCAGAGCTCAGCTCTCActcaacaccagaaaattcacaCAGGAAAGAGGCCCTATGAATGCAGGGAATGTGGGAAGGATTTCAGCCGGAGCTCCAGTCTCCGAAAACATGAacgaattcatacaggagagagaCCTTATCagtgtaaggaatgtggaaaatcCTTCAACCAGAGTTCAGGCCTGAGCCAGCATCGGAAAATTCACACTCTAAAGAAACCTCACGAGTGTGATCTTTGTGGGAAAGCCTTTTGTCATAGGTCGCATCTTATCCGGCATCAGCGGATTCACACCGGGAAGAAACCTTACAAATGTGAagagtgtgggaaggccttcagccAGAGCTCCAACCTCATTGAACATCGAAAAACCCACACTGGTGAGAAACCCTACAAGTGCCATaagtgtgggaaggccttcagccAGAGCTCTTCACTCATTGAGCACCAGCGGATCCACACGGGGGAGAAACCCTATGAGTGCTGTCAGTGTGGCAAGGCCTTCTGCCACAGCTCTGCACTGATTCAGCACCAGAGAATACACACTGGCAAGAAACCCTATTCCTGTGAATGTGGAAAGGCCTTCCGGCACAGGTCAGCCCTCATTGAGCATTATAAAACTCACACCAGAGAGAAGCCCTATGTGTGTAACATGTGTAGCAAGTCCTTTAGGGGGAGCTCACACCTGATCCGGCATCAGAAAATCCATGCTGGGGAGAAGCTGTAG